The genomic segment GGCGGAGGACATTTTTTGTGCATGAATAAATTAGCGGATAGTATAACGGTGAGTAAAGGGATTTATCTTGCTGTGTAAAACTCAATATTTTATTGAAATATAATAACATTAATGAATTTTAATTACTGTTGAAATAATGAGTTTAAGAAAGTTCTACCCACATTGTTATCTGGTTCTTCACATAGATATCCACAGTAAAAGTGAATAACCTGACGACTGGCAACACATTCCTGTTCATAACTTTGCGTATCGTGTCAAGTTATTCTCAGGTTGATTATCACACCTCAGACATAAAGCAGAGGTTTACCGCTTGTGCGTAGTATGAAACAATCAGACCATCTTTAAGATTTATGCTTATTTGAGGTAGTCCAGTGATCGATGATGATGGCTACCGCCCGAATGTTGGTATCGTAATTTGTAATAAACAAGGACAAGTTTTGTGGGCCAGACGTTTTGGTCAACATTCCTGGCAGTTTCCACAAGGGGGAATAAACCCCGGAGAAACGCCAGAACAGGCAATGTACCGAGAGCTTTTCGAGGAAGTTGGACTGAGTCGAAAAGATGTGCGGATCCTGAGTTATACACGAAACTGGTTACGATATAAGTTACCTAAACGTTTGGTGCGTTGGGATACCAAGCCCGTTTGTATTGGTCAGAAGCAAAAATGGTTTTTGTTACAGCTGTTAAGCAGTGAAGCAGATATCAATATGCAACGCAGTGGCACACCAGAGTTTGATGGCTGGCGCTGGGTTAGCTACTGGTATCCGGTTCGTCAGGTAGTCTCTTTTAAACGCGATGTTTACCGTCGGGTGATGAAAGAGTTCTCACCGGTCGTGATGTTATTGCAGGAAGCAAAACCTCAGCGAACACATCCTCCCCATCGCCGTAAAAAGGGATGAGGGCAGGTGAATAAATTCGTTAGCCTCACAATCTCGTGGGGCTAATTTATTTTAGCCTGATGGGATAAGCGTTTGTCAGTTGATATGTTGAAAAGTAAATGAATGTGAATAACTTGCCTGTTCTGATGAATGTTTTCCCGGCTATGGTATGATAGCCAGATTCGGACTTATATTAAGTCGAACAGTGTCAACTAAACCCCAATCCAATATTGAACTCGTACTAAATGGTGAGTGATGAACTCTAATTTCTTGGAATTTCCTAAATTTGACCCGGTCATTTTTTCTTTAGAACCAACATTACCCCTCTCTTTGCGCTGGTACGGCATGATGTATCTGATAGGGTTTGTTTTTGCCCTATGGCTGGCGAATCGCCGGGCTAAGCAGCCGGGCAGTGGCTGGACTAAAGATGAAGTTGAAACCATGCTGTATACCGGTTTCCTGGGTGTCTTCGTTGGTGGTCGATTAGGATACGTTCTGTTTTATGACTTCCCCAGCTTTTTAGCCAATCCACTGTATCTGTTTAAGGTATGGGAAGGCGGAATGTCATTCCACGGTGGTTTACTGGGCGTGATTGCAGTGATGTTCTGGTTTGCTCACCGAACCAAACGCACTTTCTTTCAGGTTTCCGATTTTATCGCTCCGTTGATTCCGTTTGGTTTAGGCGTTGGGCGTTTAGGCAACTTTATTAATGGTGAGTTGTGGGGACGAGTAACCGATTTCTCCTGGGCTATGCGCTTCCCTACTTCCAGAGCTGCGGATCAACTGTTTGCTGCTCAGAACCCTCAGTGGCTACCCTTTATGCAAGATGGGATGTTGCCACGCCACATGTCTCAACTGTACGAGATGTGCCTGGAAGGTATCGTTCTGTTTGTGATTCTGAACCTGTTTATTCAGAAAAAACGCCCAATCGGTAGTGTGTCAGGTCTGTTCCTGATTGGTTATGGTTCATTCCGTTTCATTATTGAATTCTTCCGCCAGCCGGATGCTCAACTGGGGTTGTTTAGTAACTTCTTCAGTATGGGGCAATTACTCTCTTTACCAATGATCATTATCGGTATTTTGATGATGGTTTGGGCGTACCGCCGTCCGCAGACTTCGAAACAACAAGCATAGGATAACCATGAAACAGTATCTGGAATTAATGCAAAAAGTCCTGAATGAGGGCACAAATAAATCTGACCGCACCGGTACCGGTACGCTGTCGATCTTTGGTCATCAGATGCGTTTCAATTTGCAGGATGGTTTTCCGCTGGTGACCACCAAGCGTTGCCATATTCGCTCTATTATTCATGAATTGTTATGGTTCCTGAAAGGTGAAACTAACGTTGCTTATCTGCATGAAAATAATGTCTCTATTTGGGATGAATGGGCAGATGATAACGGGGATTTAGGGCCAGTTTATGGTAAGCAATGGCGCGCCTGGGGTGCGGCAGATGGTCGTCAGATTGACCAAATCACTAAAGTGGTTGAACAGCTGAAACAAGATCCGGACTCGCGCCGCATTATTGTTTCTGCCTGGAACGTTGGTGAGTTAGATCAAATGGCACTGGCTCCTTGCCATGCCTTCTTCCAGTTTTATGTGGCGGATGGCAAGTTATCCTGTCAGCTTTACCAGCGTTCTTGTGACGTATTCCTGGGTTTACCATTTAATATCGCCAGCTATGCATTACTGGTTCATATGATGGCGCAGCAGTGCGATCTGGAAGTGGGGGACTTCGTCTGGACCGGTGGGGATACCCATCTGTATATGAACCATATGGAACAAACTCATTTGCAGCTTAGTCGTGAGCCGCGAGCGTTGCCTAAACTGGTGATTAAACGCAAACCAGCCTCTATTTTTGATTATCAGTTTGATGATTTTGAGATTGAAGGTTATGACCCGCATCCGGGAATTAAGGCGCCGGTGGCGATTTAAGTAATAAATTAGTTCATCAATAATCTATCCCCGATATGGCAAGCCCTGTCGGGGATTTTTTTATCCAATTTATTGCGATATGGCTCGAAAGTTTATTTAACCATCATGTTGTTGCATTGATATATCTGGCGATGTCTCCCATCTTTTTTTCCTCCTTCTGTTGCCTTGTTTAAAACCGTTTTACCGTTGCGTTATGAAACGATATTTACCTGATGGACAACAAGGTATGACGCTAATTGAAATCCTACTGGTTATCGCCATTACGGCTATTCTCTCCGCGACGGGAATTTCCAGTTGGCAAAACTATCGACAGCGGGCGGTATTAGAGCAGAGCAGCGCGCGACTTCTGGCTTTTCTGACCAGAGCCCAGGCGGCGGCTAACTGGCGTAATCAGACTTATTTATTACAGGTAGGTAAGCAGGGAGCCAGAGGCTGTGTGGCTGCCAGTCAAACAAAGCGCAATGGTGAATGTGATACTGACAGTGGGCTACGTTTTGTTTTGCCAGAGCCGTCTCTTAATTTAGAGGTCAGCCATTCTGATATTGGTTTTGGATTTTA from the Limnobaculum zhutongyuii genome contains:
- the rppH gene encoding RNA pyrophosphohydrolase, which codes for MIDDDGYRPNVGIVICNKQGQVLWARRFGQHSWQFPQGGINPGETPEQAMYRELFEEVGLSRKDVRILSYTRNWLRYKLPKRLVRWDTKPVCIGQKQKWFLLQLLSSEADINMQRSGTPEFDGWRWVSYWYPVRQVVSFKRDVYRRVMKEFSPVVMLLQEAKPQRTHPPHRRKKG
- a CDS encoding prepilin-type N-terminal cleavage/methylation domain-containing protein, with translation MKRYLPDGQQGMTLIEILLVIAITAILSATGISSWQNYRQRAVLEQSSARLLAFLTRAQAAANWRNQTYLLQVGKQGARGCVAASQTKRNGECDTDSGLRFVLPEPSLNLEVSHSDIGFGFYGIRNTAGTGHIVVSNQAGRVKVILSAKGRLRRCSESINGQQPYLPGLSPCQ
- the thyA gene encoding thymidylate synthase, whose product is MKQYLELMQKVLNEGTNKSDRTGTGTLSIFGHQMRFNLQDGFPLVTTKRCHIRSIIHELLWFLKGETNVAYLHENNVSIWDEWADDNGDLGPVYGKQWRAWGAADGRQIDQITKVVEQLKQDPDSRRIIVSAWNVGELDQMALAPCHAFFQFYVADGKLSCQLYQRSCDVFLGLPFNIASYALLVHMMAQQCDLEVGDFVWTGGDTHLYMNHMEQTHLQLSREPRALPKLVIKRKPASIFDYQFDDFEIEGYDPHPGIKAPVAI
- the lgt gene encoding prolipoprotein diacylglyceryl transferase, which gives rise to MNSNFLEFPKFDPVIFSLEPTLPLSLRWYGMMYLIGFVFALWLANRRAKQPGSGWTKDEVETMLYTGFLGVFVGGRLGYVLFYDFPSFLANPLYLFKVWEGGMSFHGGLLGVIAVMFWFAHRTKRTFFQVSDFIAPLIPFGLGVGRLGNFINGELWGRVTDFSWAMRFPTSRAADQLFAAQNPQWLPFMQDGMLPRHMSQLYEMCLEGIVLFVILNLFIQKKRPIGSVSGLFLIGYGSFRFIIEFFRQPDAQLGLFSNFFSMGQLLSLPMIIIGILMMVWAYRRPQTSKQQA